The Nitrospirota bacterium region GGTATTTGGTGGAGCCCGGCGACGTGCGGAGCCTGGCCGAACGGGTCCTGGCGCTGCTGAACCATCCGGAGGAAGCGGCCCGCATGGGACAGGCGGGCCGGTCGCTGCCGGCCGAGTTCGATATCCATGAGATGGTCCGGCAGCAGGAGCGGGAGTATGATCGCTTCCTGGCCGCGATGAGAAACGGGAAGTCCTTGAGCCAGACGGCGGCCTATGGTACATCTGCCAAACATTGAGTAAACTATTGATCTGTTGATTTGCCGATCAAACGATCGAAGCATGTCAGGCTCCGTAATCAACACCTCATCATATCGGACAAGCATACAATGAATGAATGGAGTCGTCGGTGAACGTTCCCCTGTTGGACCTAAAAGCGCAGTTTCGCGGGATCAAAAAAGAGGTCATGGACGTGGTCGAAACCACCTGCGAGGAGCAGGCGTTTGTCCTGGGCTCCCGCGTCGTGGAGTTGGAGCAGGCCCTGGCCTCGTATGTCGGCGTGTCCCATGCGGTGGGGGTCGCGTCCGGCAGCGATGCGCTTCTCTTGTCTTTGATGGCCCTGGGTGTCGGGCAGGGGGATGAAGTCATCACGGTGCCGTTCACCTTCTTTGCCACGGCCGGAGCCGTGTCCCGACTCGGCGCCACACCGGTCTTCGTGGACATCCGTCCGGACACCTTCAACATGGACCCGCAGCAGATCGAGCGGAAGATCACGGCCAAAACCAAGGCCATCATTCCGGTGCACCTGTTCGGACAATGTGCCGAGATGGGCGCGATCAACGAGATCGCCAAGCGCAAGAAGCTCGCCGTGATCGAAGACGCCTGTCAGGCCATCGGCGCCATGCAGAACGGCATCAAGGCCGGCGTGCTCGGAGACACGGGCTGCTTCAGCTTCTTCCCCTCCAAGAACCTGGGCGGGTTCGGAGACGGGGGCCTCATCACCACGAACGACGCCAAGCTCCACGATGCCCTGGCCATGCTGCGGGTGCATGGGAGCCGGGTCCGCTACGTGCACGAGCAGATCGGGATCAACAGCCGGCTGGACGCCTTGCAGGCGGCCGTCCTGCGGGTGAAGCTGAATCACCTGGATCGGTGGACCGAAGGGCGCCGGCGCAATGCGACGCGCTATGAGCGGCTGTTCACCGAAGCCCGGTTGCTGGATCGCGTCACCCTGCCCGTGACCCAGCCGGGCAACTACCACGTCTTCAACCAGTACACGATCCGCGCGCAACGGCGGGACGAGTTGAAGGATTTCCTCAAGGAGCAGGGCGTCGGGACGGAAATCTATTATCCCATCCCCATGCACGTGCAGGACTGCTACCGGTTCCTCGGCCACAAGAAAGGAGACTTCCCCGTCTCCGAGCAGGCTGCGGCGGACGTCCTGTCCCTGCCCATCTTCGCCGAGCTGAGCGACGAGCAATTGGCCTACGTCGTCGAGTCGGTCAAGGCGTTCTACGACCAGCGCTGACCGTCCAGCCGATTCCAGTTTCCCGCAAGAATTCAACCGGATAGAGGCGCCGATCGCCGGACGAATGATTGCGCCTTGATAAACTACTAGGTAGTATTAAACTAACAGAGACTTTAAGAGGGGACCGGGGTCGGGACAAACTGGGGAGGTGCGAGATGAAGGCAATAGAGTGCCTGCTCAAGACGGATGAAGGTTGGGCGAGTCTGGTCTTGCGGGTCATGCTGGGGCTGGTCATATTTCCCCACGGGGCGCAGAAGCTGCTGGGTGTGTATGGGGGATTCGGTTTTTCCGGCACGATGAGCTTTTTCACCGAGACCATGCACTTGCCCTGGATCGTTGCCTTTCTCGTGATCATCGGCGAATCCTTCGGGAGCCTGGCCTTGCTGGTCGGCTTGCTGACGCGCTTCACGGCGGCCAGTCTGACGGTCATCATGCTCGGGGCGATCGTCACGACCCACCTGCCGAACGGGTTCTTCATGAACTGGTTTGGAAAGCAAGCTGGCGAGGGTTATGAGTACCATCTGCTGGTGATCGCGATCTGCGCCGCGCTGATGATCACAGGTGCCGGCCGCTGGTCGGTGGACGGAGCGCTGGCCAAGAAGCTGGGCTAAACGGCAAGCGGAACGGTCAACGGCAAAGGATTTCAAGAAGGCGCAATGAAACGGGGCCAGGCGTGTGAAGGCCGGCCCCGTTCTGTTTTGTGCTCTGCGGCTGGTTTGCAGAAGTGACTGTTTAGCGGCCGGGCACGGCTTGGATCAATTTGCGATCGCCCTGATCCCGTCCGCAGCTTTGTTCGGCGATCATGCGCTGTCCGGCGCTGGCATCCGATGGGATTCTTGCCTGACAGGCTTGCAGCGTGTCCCCGACGGCGCCGGCCGCCATAGCTCCGATCCCGGTTCGGGCGCTGGCCACGGAAGGCGTTGCCCCCCCAGAAGATTGTCCCACTTCCTCAGAAGACATTTCCGCACAGCCGACGCTCAGCGCCAGGCATGCGGCCATGACCATCGGTCCGATGAATTTGGTTGCCATCACTCGTTCCTCCCTTGTCGTGCTCATGATTGGTTGTGATTCAGCAGGACTCGTCATATTTTGAACCATCCTGCGCCGAAAGCGGGACGCGGGTCAACCGAATAGTGGCGAGCGAGAATTGATAAGGCGGGATGGCATGCCCGTTCGCGCCACAACACATCCTTTTAGAAGCGAGGTCGAACGGGCTGCATATCCCGTCCGTCCAAGCCAAATGAAAGAGCGGGGCGGGCTAGACCGCTTGCGCGCTCGTTCTGGAGTCCAGCCGAGAGAGCTATCGCCTCGGGCGTGTAAGCATGAGCGCGACAAACCCTTCTTGCTCAAAGTGCCGGTCAGATGTCAGGACGAGCGAAAGGCGGTGTTTGCGCATGACGGTCATGGAGAGACAGTCTGTCAGGCTGTAGCCTTTGTCGGGTCTGGCTTTGTATAAGGCAAAAGCGCTGTTGAAGGAGGCTCGGCTTTGCGGAAGAACTTTGACCATCGGATTGTTCAGGATGGTCTCGACTGTTCTGATGGCGAGGGCGCGGATGTTGACTCCACTGTCGGCCAAGGCATTCAAAAATTCCGTGAGAACGGCGTCGGTGGTAATCAGACGGACTTGGCCGAGCGACGATGAGGCTTCGACCGCGGCTGCGTGGTGTTGATCGAAAGGGTTAGTGAGGGCGATCCAATATGCCGTGTCGGCAAAGACCTGCTTCAAGGCCTATGGCTTCCGTAGAGGTAGTGATCGTGCTTGGCAGAGAGATCGGTGGGAAGTTTTGCGAAATCCGGCGCTGGAATTTGGTGGGCGATAGCTAAAATCTCATCCCAGATCGGCTTCGGTGCGCGGGGCTTGGCCAGGCGCTTCCTTCCCCGTGACTGAGCGGCCGCGCCGTTTGGTTTGTGTACCCGTGTGCGTTTCATCGTGGCTTCAGTGTAGTAGGCAGTTGAGAAGGAGTCAAGAAGCTTGCAGACAATGCCTCGCTGGAAAAGGGCGGGAGTAGACTGGCCCGTTGCGTCGCATTTCCGCCTGCCGAACAGTCCAATCCAGTCTTGGCTGGCGAAGGGAGAGGGCGGGTGTGCTGAGGCGTCTTGCCTCCGCACCTCCGGAGCAAAGATACCGCGGCTTGGGAAGGTCGGGCAGCGTCGGCTTCGCCACGATGCGATGGTGCCATTGTGCCGCCGTCACCATGCTACTGGCTGCTCGCCTCATCGGAATAGAAGAACGGCGAGCGGCGTCCTCTCCGTCTTCCTGTGTCCCGATTCTCGCCGTGGCGAAAGCCTCCTGCCCATCTCTTCCATCCGCGTCCGAAGAGAGAGGGTGTCGGGGACAGGTCGCCAATGGACCTGTCCCCGATTTGCTGAATTCTCAGCCCCGTGTATCGATAGCGTTGACAAGTCCATAGAACAAAATAAGAATGACTCGTCAATTGATGGTCGGCATCGACAAGGTATGTCGATCAGCATACTCGTACGCTAGCGCCATCAGAACTCCATCGGTGGGCATAATGATATCCAAAGACGATTGCATCCAGAAGTATAACGAATACAAAAAACAGCACGAGGTAATTCCAAAAAAGAAAGACTTCTTCAAGTTTGCTGGAATTCATGAGAGGCAATTAGTTGGCCTGTATGGCAGAGATGCCTACACGAAATTACAAGAGGAATGCGGCGACGAAGCCAATAAATTAAATCTTGAAAAAACACCGACCGAAAAAATAATGAGGCAGTATGGAGATTTGGCGCTCGAATTGGAAGAGCTGCCTAACTCTTCAGATTGGATTGAACGCCACTTTAAGCCTTCCATTTCTGGTTTAGAACGAAGGCCGCACTTTATAAAATGGTCTGAATTCCCCTCGAAATTCACAGAATGGATTCAAAATAATCAAGTCAAAGGCTACGAGAAGGTATTAGGTTATATCAACGAATCATCTGCGAAATCGAAAGTTAAAGCCGAAAAGCGAGACCGTGAGTTTGAGAAGCTCATTAGTAATATCAGATCGTGGTCGCCGGGTAGGCGAAGAAATAGTGAGGGCGAGTATAAAATCGAGCTAAGGAGACATTTGGAATCCCTTGGATACACGGTGAATGAAGAGTTTGGGGAAAGCAATTTTGATTTGCTGATCAACAAGAGGCATGCCGTTGAAATCAAAAAGGACCCGCAGTTAAGCGAGTACGATCGACTCTTCGGCCAATTAGCAAGGCATCTGCAACATCAATTGCGCGTCATCGCTTTGATACTCGACGCTCCGAGCGAGGATAAATTCAGCAATTTCACTTCGCTGGTGGATACATACTTATGTAAGGATGAAAAGATCGTTGAAGTTATTAAGAAGTAGAGTCTGAGAGGTTGCAAGGAGCCGTTATTTGCTTCCCAAAACGGGGACAGGCCCATCGGCGGCCTGTCCCCGTATACTCTCTTTTTATTTTTGGCTGCGCGTAGAGGGGCACGGTGGTTGTGAGCGACTTCACTGAAGGAGCGGGGTACCCACCGAGACTTTGCCAGGAAGGAAAGCGGAAACTGACCGAGTCCGCGAGGGAATTTCCGAAGGCTTCCGCCTGGCAAAGGCCGGAAGGGTCGTTCCGAGAGGTGCGGAAGCGAACGGCCACCGTACCCCTCTAAGACCTTTCCGAATCCGGCCGCCCTTCGTCACCCACTCCTAATTCCGAGTAGCCGTTCGTCAGCCGTGGTCTTGGCTTCTAGCTTGTGACCGCCCCTTCGGATGCCGACGAGACATGCCGGGCGTACTTGGCCATAACGCCCATCGTGTAGCGCGGCGCTGGCGCCTTCCATTTTGAGAGGCGCGCCTTGATCTCCTTGGCCGTCAGCTCCACGTCCAGCCGGCGTTTGGCAATATCGAACACGATCATGTCGCCGTTCTTGAGCGCGGCGATTGGCCCCTTCTTGGCTGCCTCTGGAGCCACATGCCCGGCCATCAAGCCATGTGTCGCTCCGGAGAACCGTCCGTCGGTCAGGAGCGTGACCGAATCCCCTAACCCTTCGCCCACGATCGCCGCGGTCACGCCCAGCATCTCGCGCATGCCCGGCCCGCCCGCCGGCCCTTCATAGCGGATCACGACCACATCGCCGGCTTTGATGCGCCCGGCTTTGACGGCGGCGAAAGCGTCTTCTTCCCGGTCATAGACCTTGGCCGGACCCCGGAACGTCATCATCGAGTGGCCGGCGACTTTCACTACGCAGCCTTCCGGCGCCAAGTTCCCTTTGAGAATGACCTGACCGCCGGTCGCCTTGAGCGGATTGGACAGGGGCCGAAGGACTTGCTGGCCTGGTGTTTCAACCGCGCTCTTGGCTTCTTCGCCGATGGTCCTGCCGGTCACGGTCGGCTGGTTGGGGTGTAGGATGCCCGCATCCAACAGCCGCTTGGCGACGAGCGTGGTGCCGCCGGCCGCATAGAGGTCCGAGGCCGTGAAGCGACCGCCCGGCTTCAGGTCCGCGAGCAGCGGCACCTTCCGGTTGATCTTGTCGAAGTCGTCGATCGTGAGCTTCACGCCCGCTTCCCGCGCGACAGCCAACAAGTGCAGCACGGCGTTGGTCGAGCCGCCGGTCGTGGCGACCGATGCGATGGCGTTCTCGATGGACTTGCGCGTGATGATCTTGCGCGGGCGCAGGTCCTGTTTCAGCAAGTCCATGACCATCTGGCCGCAGCGGAAGGCGACGTCGTCTTTGTGGCTGTCCATGGCCGGGACCCCGTTCATGCCCATGGGGGAGATGCCCAGAAACTCGAAGGCGATGGCCATGGTGTTGGCGGTGAACTGGCCGCCGCAGGCGCCGGGGCCGGGACAGGCATGGTCTTCCAAGTCTTTCAATTCGGCATTGCTCATCTTGCCGGAGGCATGGCGCCCGACCGCTTCGAACACGTCCTGGATCGTCACGTTGTGACCCTGAAACTGGCCGGGCATGATGGAGCCGCCGTAGAGCATGAGCGAGGGGACGTTCAAGCGGGCCAGGGCCATCACCGTGCCGGGAATCGTCTTGTCGCAGCCGGAGAGGGCCACGACCGCGTCGAACAAGTGGCCGCGCGCGACCAGCTCGATGGAATCGGCGATGACCTCACGGCTGATCAGCGAGGCCTTCATCCCTTCCGTGCCCATGGAAATCCCGTCGGAGACGGCGATGGTGTTGTACTCGATCGGCGTGCCGCCCGCCTCGCGGATGCCGGCTTTCACCCGCTCCGACAGTCTGCGCAGGTGGTAGTTGCAAGGCATGACCTCGATCCAGGTGTTGGCGACGCCCACCAGCGGTTTCGTGAGGTCTTCGTCGGTGAAGCCGACGGCCTTGAGCATGGCGCGGGCGGGGGCCCGGCCGGGACCGTCCAAAAGGTCATGGCTCTTGTGTCTGATGTCCGTCATTCTTGCTCCTCTTGCCTATGGCGTATGAATGGCCCGCGGAAGAACTGTCGCACAGGAGAGGGGGAAGGGTCAATATCCGGATCGTGGCTCAGGGCAGAGGGTGGCGATCAGTCAGGGTCCGCCTTGCCTGCGTCGTCGTACCACTTCTCTTTGCGGATCGGGCAGAGGCCCTTTTGGGTGACGAGCGAGGAGACCTCGCCGATCATCCCGCTGTTGCCGCAGAGGTAGACGGACAGGTTCGTGACCGACGAGACCCGTTCCGCGACCAGTTTGGTGACGCGACCGGTCGTCCCAATCCAGCCTGGCTCCGGTCGGGAGAGGGTCGTGATGAAGTGGAAATTGGGCCGTTGTGTGGCCAGGGCCTCGAATTCTTTCTGGTGATAGAGGTCCTTCTGGCTGCGGAGTCCCCAGTAGAGGGTCGCCGAGCGCGAAAAGCCGCTTTCCAGCAGGTGGTCGAGCATGGAGCGGAAGGGGGCGATGCCGGTGCCGGTGGCGACGAACAACAAGTCGCGCTGGCCGTCCTCTTTCAAGTAGAACGAGCCGGCCGGTCCCTTGAACTGCGTCTCGTCCCCTTCTTTCAGGCCGAACAGGTAGGTCGAACCGGGGCCGCCTGGAATCAGGTTGAGCAACAGGGTGATGCGGCCCTTCTGGCTGGGCGGGGAGGCGATGGAATAGGCGCGGGTGGCGGGGCGGGGAAACGTGGGGTGGGGCACGTCGAACGAGACGAATTGGCCCGCCTTGAAGTGGATCTCCGCCGGATCGGTCAGCCGGAGGCCGATCTCCCGTACGTCGTGCGTGAGGTTTCTGATCTGATCAACGCGAGCGTGGTAGAGCTGCAGAGACATCGGTTTATGCGCACGAGGCCGGCGCGGAGCCATGTCGATCGCTCCGCGCCGGCCTCACGGCCTAGTCCTTCTTGGCTTTGCCCTTGCCTTTGGATTCTTTCTTCTCCGCGCCCTTCATCTCCGTGTCGATCACCGCGCCGCTGTCCGCGTCGATGTGGACTTCCGTCACCGTGTCGTCGGCGCCGGCGATCTCCACTTCCCAGACGGTCTTGTCGTGCTTGCGCTCCAGCTCGGCTTCGATGACCTTGCCGGCCACTTTTTCCTGGGCCGTCTTGATCGCCTGCTCGACCGTGACCTTGGCGGTCTTGGACATCTCCACCGCTTCCTTGGTTTCGTCCTTTTCTTTCTTGTCCTTGCTGCCGCTCCAGGCCGGTCCGCCGAACACCAACAATGATCCGACCAACAGGGCCAAGCCGGTCGTCAATTTTCCCGTTGCTGTCATGATCCTGCCTCCTTCGTCATCGGGCGGGAGCAGGCTTCTGCTCCTCGTCCAGTGTTTAGTGTTTGGGCTCCGTTTTTTCCGCGTCCTTCTTCTCTCCCTGCGCGGCTCCATGCCCTTTCATCATGCCGCCGTCCTTGTGCCCTTCTTTGGGTCCGTCCTTGTATTTCTTCATCATCGCCTCATGGACCGCCTTGACCCGCTGGCTCTGTTCCGGTGTCAGCAGGGCCATCGCATCTCGCCGGGCTTTGATCGCCGCGATGCGGAGGGCCACTTCCTGCAACTCAGCCTGCTTCATCTTGTCCTCGATGACGGACAGCTCCGTCTTGTCGTCTTCGGTCAAGGCTTGCAGTTCCCGTTCTGCGACCATGATGTCGGCTTCGGCCTTGATGCGGGTCTTATCCAAGTCGAGCTGAATGGCTTTCAGCTTGGCGACTTGCTCGTCCGTCAGCCCCATCTCTTTCTGGGACTGCAAGAGGCCACGGAGCAGGTGTCCCGTGCTGGCATGGTGTCCGCCCATACCGTAGCCGTGCCCGTGCTCTCCACAGCAGCCATGTTTTCCGCCGCTCTCCTTGCCGTGGCCGTAGCCGCCGTCCGCCCAGGCCGGCTGCAGGCCGAGCCCCAGCAGAGCTGCGATAAGCACCGTCTTGCCCAGTATTCTGATCAGCATCGTCTCCTCCTTCGGTTGCAATCGGTCATGGATTGTTCGCTGCTTCCTTGGTCGCGCAAGTGTTGATGCCCAGCAGTTTCCAAGCCGGACAGAATCCGGTGATCCCGCTTACCAGGGCGATGGCGCCCACCAGGTAGATGGCAATCACGGCGCCTGCGGAGATATCGGCCAGATAGCCGATGGTCACCAGGGTCCCCCCCACTATAACCCGGATTGTCCGCTCGGTGAGGCCCAGATTGCATGTCATCATGACACCTCCTTGTGTTGGGTTCCAACGAGGTCAGCGGCCCAAGAGTCCGCCGTCCGCCTTGAGGGCGTTGATCATGAACTGCACGGCCAAGGCCGCCAGCAACAGGCCCATGAAGCGGGTGATGATCTTTTCCGCGATGGGGCTGAGCCATCTGGCCCCGTGGCTGGCCAGGGCGAAGGTGATATAGCTTGCCAGCCCGACGGCGACGAGGCAAGCCAACAACACCATCCGCTGGCCCAAGCCGTGGGTTTGGGCGTCCAACAGGATGATCGTCGAAATGGCCCCCGGGCCGGCCAGCATCGGCATGGCCAGCGGCGTGATGGCCACGTCGGCTTTGTCGGCGCCGGCGGCGGTCTCCTCGGCGGTTTCCTGCACGGCGGACCGCTGGGCGCGCAACATGTCTAGCGCGATCAGCAGCAGGATCAGAGCGCCGGCGATCTGCAAGGCCGGCAGGGTGATGCCCATGACTTTGAACAGGGTCTGCCCGATCAGCGCGAAGGTGCCCAGAAATCCCACCGCGGCCAGGCAGGCCACTTGCGCGATGTGCAGCCGCTGGGACACCGAATCCCGTGCGGTCATGGCCAGGAACGCCGGTACCGCGGCGATCGGGTCGACGATCACGAACAGCGACCCGAAGGCGAAGAGGGCATATTCCATGAGCTTCAGCACGGCTTGAATTCCATCCTCTCGGCCTTCCGTCTCACCCCCGGTTTGTCTGACGCAGGAGATCGGCGCGCGGGTCCTGGTGGGGACTGCGTCCAAGTTGCTCGTAGAGTTTGAGGTCCTCCTCAGCAATCGAACCGGGCATCACGATCTGGAGCGTGAAAAACAAGTCTCCATGCCCTCCCGATGCGGCCGGAAGCCCCTTGCCCTTGAGGCGGAGCTTGCCCTCCGCCTTGCTGCCGGCCGGGACTTTGACGCGCACCGGGTCCGTGAGCGTCGGAGCCAGGACCTCAGCGCCCAGGGCCGCCTCCCAGGGCCAGACGGGAAGGATCACATGCACGTCGCTGCCCTGGCGGCGAAAGACCCGGTCCGACTCGACGATCACGCGCAGATAGAGGTCGCCGGGCTTGCCTCCGTTCATGCCCTGCTGTCCCTTGCCCGCGACCCGGACACGGGTGCCGTCCTGGACGCCGGCGGGGATGCGCACCTCGATGGTTTTGGTCTCGGTGCGGCTCCCGGTTCCTCCGCAGGTCTGGCAGGGGCGGCCTTTTTGCCGGCCCGTGCCGCTGCATGTGGCGCAGGGGATCGGCTCCGTGAGATTCAGGCGTCTGGTCATGCCCGTCAGCACTTCGCGCAAGGTCAGGTGAACATCCGTTTCCAAGTCCTCGCCCTGGACCGCGAATCCGCGGAAACCCGACCCGCCGCGAGGCTGCGACCGGCGGCCGAAGAGGGACTCGAAAATGTCGCCGAAGTCCTGCCCGCCCTCCGTCGAGCCGGGCCGGCCGCCCATTCCTGCGCCGGCGCCGGCCTGTTGCCTGGCCTTCTCGTAGGCCTCCGCTTCCTGCCAGCGATGTCCGTACCGGTCGTATTTTTTTCTGGTCTCCGGGTCTCCCAGGACCTCGTGGGCCCCGTTCAGCTCCTTGAACTTTTTCTCCATCTCGGCCTTCCGCGCGCCCCCGTGCAGGTCCGGATGATACTGGCGGGCCAGCTTGCGGTAGGCTTTCTTGATGTCGTCCTGAGTCGCGGTTCGAGCGACGCCCAGGATCTCATAATAATCACGTTCAGTAGTCGCCATGAAGGACCTTTCTCATGCCGTCGCACCTGCCTTGCAGCTTAAGTCCTTGTGCGGGGCTTTTCAAGGGTGGGCGGCGAAATGCGCGCAGGGGGCCGGAGCGAACAGGATGCTACCGGGTCGAACCGGCCTTGGCCCGTGCCATCATCTTGCAATAGGAGCAGATCTCGGCGGTGGTGGGCTGGCTGCAGGTCGCGCAGGGGTGGAGGGTCGCCCGATCTTTCTCGGCCATCGACGCGGGGGCCGGCTGGGCCTGTCCTGAGCCCTGTTGAAGGGCTCTGGCCTGTTTTTCGAGGAAACCGCAGTAGAAGGCCTGCTTGGTGCCCGGCGATTCCGTTTCCAGGCGATTCAGCACTTCCTTGTACAGGAGCATCTTGGAGCCCTTGGCCATGGGACATTCATCCACGATGTAGTCGATCCGGTTCAGGACCGAGTAAGCCGCGACCTCCCGTTCGGAGAGCCGGTACAGCGGCTTGACCTTTTTGGCGAACCCCTCGACCGAGGCGGGGAGGCTGGGCCCTTGCTTGTCCAGATATTCCTCCTGCCAGTGCAGGACGTTGCCCAGCAGGCGGGAGGCCTCGTCGTCCAGGTTGTGGCCGGTCGCCATGACGTCATAGTCCTGCTCCACCGCGGCCCGATTGAACTGGTAGCGTTTGATCGTGCCGCAGGTCGAGCAGGTGGGACGGTGGATCAGGTCGGCCAGTTCGCGGATGCCGGCCCCTTCCTCCTCCTCGACCTTGTGGATCAGCAGTTTCGCCTCGTGCGTGCGGGCGACGCCGTCGGCGAACTGTTGCACCTTCTCGCGCGACGTGGTCGAGTAGCCGGGAATGCCCAGGTCCACGTAGAGGGCATCGGCCTTGTAGCCCAGCTTGAGCAGGATGTCCCAGAGGGCGAGACTATCCTTGCCTCCGGACACGGCCACCAGGATGCGATCGTCGCGGCCGAACATCCGCTCCCCTTTGATCGCGCGGATGACTTGCTCCAGGACGAACTCGTTGAAGCAGGCTTTGCAGAAGGCGGCATTGTGGCGGGGCAGCCCGATCACCGCTTTGACTTTGCATTTTTTGCAGTTCATGATCTGTATCAAAGTCTGAAAGTCAGCAAGTCCGAAAGTCGGCTTGAGGAGAAGACTTTATGACTTTTCGACTTTCTAACTGCCTCCTGAAATCACCGGGCGAATCTCCACCTGATCCTCGTCTTTCAGTAATTCGTCTTCCGTGACCAGATCGTCCCCGCGGATCACCAGATGGGCTTCCACGACCAGATTCAGGTCGCGCAGCAAGTCCTTGACGCGCTTGGGGCCTTTGATCTCCACCTGGCGCTCTGGATGGCTGAGTTTCACGATCATGGTGAATGGTAAATAGCGAATGGTGAATAGTGAAAGGCGCAATCCGGATCAATGGCCATTCTATACCATTCACGTATCACCTTTCACGGTTCACCACCCTAGATCTCTGCCTCCCGCAGGAACTTGGCTGCTTCCTCCGGCGTGACCGGGTTGATGTAGAAGCCGGTGCCCCATTCGAAACCGGCCACCTGGGTCAGCTTGGGAATCAGCTCGATGTGCCAGTGATAGAACTCGCCGGTTTTCTCGTGCAGCGGAGAGGTGTGCAGCACGAAATTGTACGCCGGGTGCGAGAGGACCTTGTCCATGCGCCGCAAGGCTTCCGACAGGATGCGCGCGAGCAGCTCGAATTGGGTCTTCTGGCTTTCTTCGAAATAGGCGGCGTGCCGTTTGGGCAGGATCCACATTTCGAAGGGAAACCGGGGCGCGAAGGGCGTGATGCAGATGAATTCCTGGTTGTCCGCCACGATCCGCTCCGCGTCGGAGAGTTCCTGCCGGATGATGTCGCAGTAGATACACCGTTCTTTCTGCTGGTAGTGGGTGCGGCAGCCGTCGATCTCCGCCAACACGCTGGTGGGGGTGACCGGCAGCGCGATCAGTTGCGAATGGGTATGTTCCAGCGTGGCCCCGGCCGCCGGTCCGTGGTTTTTGAACACCAGGATGTACCGGAACCGCTGATCCCGCTTGAGGTCCACGATCCGGTCGCGATAGGCCCAGAGCACGTCCTCGATCCGCTTGGGCGCCAAGTCCGCCAGCATGTCCTTGTGGTCCGGGGTCTCGATGATG contains the following coding sequences:
- a CDS encoding DegT/DnrJ/EryC1/StrS family aminotransferase; this translates as MNVPLLDLKAQFRGIKKEVMDVVETTCEEQAFVLGSRVVELEQALASYVGVSHAVGVASGSDALLLSLMALGVGQGDEVITVPFTFFATAGAVSRLGATPVFVDIRPDTFNMDPQQIERKITAKTKAIIPVHLFGQCAEMGAINEIAKRKKLAVIEDACQAIGAMQNGIKAGVLGDTGCFSFFPSKNLGGFGDGGLITTNDAKLHDALAMLRVHGSRVRYVHEQIGINSRLDALQAAVLRVKLNHLDRWTEGRRRNATRYERLFTEARLLDRVTLPVTQPGNYHVFNQYTIRAQRRDELKDFLKEQGVGTEIYYPIPMHVQDCYRFLGHKKGDFPVSEQAAADVLSLPIFAELSDEQLAYVVESVKAFYDQR
- a CDS encoding DoxX family protein, whose amino-acid sequence is MKAIECLLKTDEGWASLVLRVMLGLVIFPHGAQKLLGVYGGFGFSGTMSFFTETMHLPWIVAFLVIIGESFGSLALLVGLLTRFTAASLTVIMLGAIVTTHLPNGFFMNWFGKQAGEGYEYHLLVIAICAALMITGAGRWSVDGALAKKLG
- a CDS encoding PIN domain-containing protein, translating into MKQVFADTAYWIALTNPFDQHHAAAVEASSSLGQVRLITTDAVLTEFLNALADSGVNIRALAIRTVETILNNPMVKVLPQSRASFNSAFALYKARPDKGYSLTDCLSMTVMRKHRLSLVLTSDRHFEQEGFVALMLTRPRR
- the ilvD gene encoding dihydroxy-acid dehydratase, producing MTDIRHKSHDLLDGPGRAPARAMLKAVGFTDEDLTKPLVGVANTWIEVMPCNYHLRRLSERVKAGIREAGGTPIEYNTIAVSDGISMGTEGMKASLISREVIADSIELVARGHLFDAVVALSGCDKTIPGTVMALARLNVPSLMLYGGSIMPGQFQGHNVTIQDVFEAVGRHASGKMSNAELKDLEDHACPGPGACGGQFTANTMAIAFEFLGISPMGMNGVPAMDSHKDDVAFRCGQMVMDLLKQDLRPRKIITRKSIENAIASVATTGGSTNAVLHLLAVAREAGVKLTIDDFDKINRKVPLLADLKPGGRFTASDLYAAGGTTLVAKRLLDAGILHPNQPTVTGRTIGEEAKSAVETPGQQVLRPLSNPLKATGGQVILKGNLAPEGCVVKVAGHSMMTFRGPAKVYDREEDAFAAVKAGRIKAGDVVVIRYEGPAGGPGMREMLGVTAAIVGEGLGDSVTLLTDGRFSGATHGLMAGHVAPEAAKKGPIAALKNGDMIVFDIAKRRLDVELTAKEIKARLSKWKAPAPRYTMGVMAKYARHVSSASEGAVTS
- a CDS encoding DUF2892 domain-containing protein, with amino-acid sequence MTCNLGLTERTIRVIVGGTLVTIGYLADISAGAVIAIYLVGAIALVSGITGFCPAWKLLGINTCATKEAANNP
- a CDS encoding NAAT family transporter, whose amino-acid sequence is MKLMEYALFAFGSLFVIVDPIAAVPAFLAMTARDSVSQRLHIAQVACLAAVGFLGTFALIGQTLFKVMGITLPALQIAGALILLLIALDMLRAQRSAVQETAEETAAGADKADVAITPLAMPMLAGPGAISTIILLDAQTHGLGQRMVLLACLVAVGLASYITFALASHGARWLSPIAEKIITRFMGLLLAALAVQFMINALKADGGLLGR
- a CDS encoding J domain-containing protein, producing the protein MATTERDYYEILGVARTATQDDIKKAYRKLARQYHPDLHGGARKAEMEKKFKELNGAHEVLGDPETRKKYDRYGHRWQEAEAYEKARQQAGAGAGMGGRPGSTEGGQDFGDIFESLFGRRSQPRGGSGFRGFAVQGEDLETDVHLTLREVLTGMTRRLNLTEPIPCATCSGTGRQKGRPCQTCGGTGSRTETKTIEVRIPAGVQDGTRVRVAGKGQQGMNGGKPGDLYLRVIVESDRVFRRQGSDVHVILPVWPWEAALGAEVLAPTLTDPVRVKVPAGSKAEGKLRLKGKGLPAASGGHGDLFFTLQIVMPGSIAEEDLKLYEQLGRSPHQDPRADLLRQTNRG
- a CDS encoding adenine nucleotide alpha hydrolase family protein; amino-acid sequence: MNCKKCKVKAVIGLPRHNAAFCKACFNEFVLEQVIRAIKGERMFGRDDRILVAVSGGKDSLALWDILLKLGYKADALYVDLGIPGYSTTSREKVQQFADGVARTHEAKLLIHKVEEEEGAGIRELADLIHRPTCSTCGTIKRYQFNRAAVEQDYDVMATGHNLDDEASRLLGNVLHWQEEYLDKQGPSLPASVEGFAKKVKPLYRLSEREVAAYSVLNRIDYIVDECPMAKGSKMLLYKEVLNRLETESPGTKQAFYCGFLEKQARALQQGSGQAQPAPASMAEKDRATLHPCATCSQPTTAEICSYCKMMARAKAGSTR
- a CDS encoding thiamine biosynthesis protein ThiS, yielding MIVKLSHPERQVEIKGPKRVKDLLRDLNLVVEAHLVIRGDDLVTEDELLKDEDQVEIRPVISGGS